The genomic region GTGATTCCACCGAGGATTTTAGCCCCGGCACCCACCACCACGTGATTCCCGAGTGTCGGATGCCGTTTACCTCGTTCCTTGCCAGTTCCACCCAAGGTCACGCCTTGAAAAAGAGTCACATAATCGCCGATCTCGGCCGTTTCTCCGATGACGACCCCCATCCCATGGTCGATAAAGAAACCCGTTCCAATCTTGGCTGAAGGATGGATCTCCACGCCGGTCAACCAGCGAGCGAGCTGAGAGAGTACGCGTGGCAAGATAGGAACATCGTGTCCCTTCAGCCAGTGGGAAATCCGATAGGCCAACAGTGCGTGAAACCCCGCATAAGTGAGAATCACTTCCAGTTTACTGGTCGCGGCAGGATCTCGGTCAAAGACCGCTTGGAGGTCTTGTTTGATCTGACTCAACATGTACAGAATATCTTACGACGTCAGATCGATTCGATCAAACAAACGGCGTGCGCGATCATTCCCTCTTCATGCCCGACCGCATCCAATCCTTCTCCGCTTTTTACTTTCACATTGACCAAATCGGGATCAATCTTTGCCACCTCCGCAATTTTCTTTTGCATCGCCAGAAGATGCGGTCCGAGGCGAGGCGCCTGAGCCACGATGACCGTGTCGATGTTTCCCACCTGATAGCCCTTGGCCGTGAGCTTCGACATGACGTCTTCCAACAGTTTCAAACTGGAGATCCCTTTGTACTTGGGATCTGAACTGGGATAGTGCCGACCAAGATCGCCTTCTCCCATGGCACCCAAGAGCGCATCGCAGATCGCATGAACCAGCACATCGGAATCAGAATGGCCCAATAGCCCTTTAGTGTGCGGGATTTCAATGCCACCCAATATCAGTTTACGATCTGGGCCGAGCGGATGAACGTCGTAGCCATAACCGATACGCATGGTTTCTCTCCTTCTTCTGCCGACAAGCCGGCACGAAAGAACACTGACACGTCAAGACCCACCAGCTTGCGCCCTGTCAACCTGCCCACTTGTCAGCCTATCTGCTGCTTGCTCCTCGCCGCCAAAATTGCTTCGCCGATGACCATGTCTTCCGGACGCGTGACTTTGATATTTTCTCCGCTCCCCTCAACCACGACGACCGGATAACCAGCCCACTCGAACAAGAACGCATCATCGGTCGCATGCACGCCCTCCGCATGGGCTTTACGATGGGCATTCAGCAATGGCTCTCGCCTGAATGCCTGCGGTGTTTGAGCCAGCCAGAGCGGCCTCCGATCAACCGTCCGTTCGATACGATGTTCAAGCCCGACCTGTTTGACCGTATCACGCATCGGCAAGGCGACAATCGCCCCTCCCACACGACGGGCAGCCTCAACCACCTCGGTCACCATGTGCTGGGTCAGTAACGGCCTCACCGCGTCATGCACAACTACGATTTCCGTTTCCACCGGCACATGTTCGAGTGCGTGTCGGACGGAATCCTGGCGTTCTTTTCCACCTTCGACCACCCTCGTAATTTTAGAAAATCCGAATCGGACAGCAAGATCGTTGAGGCAATAGTCAAGATCGGCCTGCGGAACAGCCAGTATGATCTGATCGATGACCGGGGAGCTTTGCAGAATGCGAAGCGAGTGCACGACCAGCGGTTCACCGCCCAAGGCTAGAAACTGCTTGGGGACGGCACCGCCCATGCGGAGCCCACGCCCGGCGGCAGGAACGAGGGCCACAGTACGATTACTCACGAGCAGAAACTAGGCTACCTTTCCCATCGTATTGAGATACGGCTTATTCACAAGTTCCAGGTTTCAAGTTTCTAGCCTCAAGTTGTGTGGAAAGCCAAAATCTGAAACCTGCAACCAATGTGCCCTAAGGGCGGAGCGTGAGATAGATCGTCCGCCCCTGCCGCTTTAACAAGAGCAATACCGCGTGGTCATTCGGCAGTTTCTCGGCAATCCGTTCAAAGGCTTTCACTGATGTCACGGCTTGCCTATTCACCTCAAGCACGATGTCCCCTTCACGGACACCCAATTCTTCCGCCGTGCTGCCGGACTTGACTCGGACGATCACCACGCCGCGTTCGCTCGATTTGAGTCCATACCGATTCGCCAGCTCTTCGTTGAGCTCTCGCACCTCAAGGCTGGAGAGTACACCTGTCGCGGTGGCGGATTCGCCTCCATCGTCTTCACCGCTTTGGGACATCGACTTAGGCTGTTCAACGATGGTGAGATCGACGGTCTTTGTCTTTTTGTCACGAATAAACTTGATCGCCACCTTCTTCCCGACCGGCGTCTGGGCGACGGCGTTCCGGAGATGGGTCGGCGAGTCCATCGATTTCCCATCATACTCAAGGATGACATCGGCCCGTTCGAACCCAGCCTTTTTTGCGGGACTATCATCCATGACATCACTGACTAACACGCCTTTTGTATCCCCGACGCCGAATTGAGAGGCCAATTCAGGCGTCAGCTCTTGAATCGAGACACCGAGCCAGCCGCGGACGACTTTTCCTGTCTGTACGAGCTGTCCCATGATGGAGTGAGCCATGTTGCTCGGGACGGCAAACCCAATCCCCATATTACCGCCGCTCTGACTGAATATCGCCGTATTGATCCCCACCAATTCGCCACGGACATTCACCAGTGCTCCACCGGAGTTACCAGGGTTGATGGCCGCGTCTGTCTGGATAAAATCCTCGTACTCCGCGATGCCGGCCGCCCGCCCCAATGCACTAACGATCCCCAACGTGACGGTCTGTGTCAGCCCAAACGGATTGCCGACGGCCAGGACAAACTCCCCGACTTCCAATTTATCGGAATCTGCCCAGGCGACAGTGGGAAGTCCCGTCGCCTCGATCTTCACGACAGCGACGTCGGTTTTGGGATCAGTACCAATAAGTTTCGCCTTGAACTCACGCTTGTCCGACAGCGTGACCCGGATTTCATCTGCTTTGCCGACGACATGATTGTTGGTGATGATCAAGCCATTCGACTCGACAATCACGCCGGATCCAAGGCCGCGCTCTTTTCGTTCCTTCTGGTGGTCGAACTTCCTGAAAAATTCGTCGCCAAAAAACTTTCGAAACAGGGGATCATCGAAGGGTGTCGTGCCCGATCCTCCGCTGTGCCCGTTTTTGGTCGCGTAGATATTCACCACCGCAGGCTTCACAGACTTCGCAATTTCCACGAATGTGTGACTACCACCGGCGAGCGTAGGCTGGGGAGCAGTCGAAACAGGCCTGACAACCGGAGGAGATGCCGCAATCGATGATGAATCAGGCACCGCATGTCCCGTAGGAAGCCACCCAAGATCCGAAGCCACCACCACGCCAATAATAGCCCCCGCCGTCAACAAGGTGGCCGCTACCATCCATTTTTTGATGCCCTGCACCGGTTTTTTATCGACATCCACCTGTTTCATAGCCTCAATTGACTATAATGAGAGACCTAACAACGCTCACTGAATCTCGCCGGCATAAATTCCCATAATGGTGTGGAGGAACTTGACCGCTTCCGGCTTCGGACGTTGGAATGAATTCCGCCCAATGATACTCCCGAATCCTCCTCCATCCCTGATGGCCCGCGCTTCGTCGAACACGTTTGTATCTTCGCTTTTCGCACCGCCTGAAAAAATCACGATTCGGCGGCCATCAAACGCACTCTGCACGACGTGTTTGACACGTTCAGCCAGCGTCTTGATCGGAATCTTCTCGGCTTCGTAGACCTTTTTGGCCGCAGCCTGTTCAAGATGGGCACTCGGGAGCTTGACTTTGATCACATGCGCCCCAAGCTGCGCGGCGATTTGCGCGGCATAGGCCACCACATCGATCGCTGTTTCTCCTTCTTTGCTTAACACCGATCCGCGTGGATAAGACCACACCACCACGGCGAGGCCGCTCTCCTTCGCCTCTTCACTGATTGCACGCAACTGCTCGTACATGGCGTTGCAATGGGACGAACCTGGGTAGATCGTGAACCCCACCGCAGAACAGCCCAATCGAAGTGCATCCTTGACACTCCCCGTCACCGACGGGAGCGGATCCTTCTCATCATGCAACACATCGTGATTGTTCAACTTCAAGATAAGAGGAATCTGCCCGGCAAAGTGGCCCGCCCCGGCTTCCAGGAACCCGAGAGGAGCTGCATAGGCATTGCATCCCGCGTCAATGGCAAGCTGAAAATGGTAGTGCGGATTGTACCCTGGCGCGTTCGGCGCGAAGCTCCTTGCCGGACCATGCTCAAACCCCTGATCGACCGGCAGAATGACCAACCTGCCTGTCCCTGCAAGTTTTCCTGATCGCAGTAACCGCGCGATGTTGGTCCTTGTCCCGGCGTTGTCACTCCCGTACCAGCTCAAAATTTCTTGTACTCGGTCTCCCATAGTTTCCTCCCGACGACATTACCGTACCATATCAAAAAAATAGGCGCTTAGGCTCAGCCCTGAATATACCGCTCCGCCTGCTCAACATCGTGTCGGCTTCCAATAAACAAAGGCACGCGCTGATGAAGTGCCTTGGCCTCCACCTCCAAAATTCTTGATGTCCCTGTTGAGGCTTTTCCACCGGCCTGCTCCACAATCAACGCCATCGGATTTGCCTCGTAGAGCAACCGCAGCTTCCCTTCAGGTTTATCCACTTCCCCTGGATAGAGGTAGATCCCACCCCCGAGCAACAGGCGGTGCACATCGGCCACTAGGCAGCCCGAATACCGGCCACTATAGGGGCGACCGGTCGCCTTATCGTTGACTTTTAGTGAATCAAGATATTTTTTTGTGCCTTCCGACCACTTGGCAAAGTTCCCTTCGTTCGTGGCATACACTTTACCCTTGTCAGGAATCTCGATCCGTTCGTGCGACAATAGATATTCCCCGATGCCGGGCTCGAGCGTAAATCCGTACACCCCTTGCCCGACGGTATACACCAGCATGGTGCTCGACCCATACAACAGATATCCGGCGGCTACTTGTTCCGTTCCCCGTCGTATCAGCTCCGCCTCTGTCGGCAAGCGATCCGTTCGGTCATACTTGAGGACGGAAAAAATGGCCCCGAGCGGCATATTGTTGTCCGTATTGGATGAGCCATCGAGCGGATCGAAGAGCAGCATGTACTTCCCATGCGGCCAATTCCCCGGTAAGAAAACGGGCTTTTCCATTTCCTCCGACGCCAAGGCACAGACGTACCCACTGGATTGAAAGACCCTGACAAAGTCGTCATTGGCAATCGCATCCAGCTTCTTGACGGTTTCGCCCTGGACGTTCGTGTCACCGGTGGTTCCCAAAATGTTAATCAACCCGGCGCGCCGGAGATCCTGCGCAATAAGCTTACCGACCAGGCCGATTTGGGTCAGAAGGCTTGACAACTCTCCCGTTGCCTCTGGATAGGCGGCCTGACTTTGAATAATAAACTGGTTTATCGTAAGGGGGAATTCTCTCATGGTCTCTTCGGTGTGGCTCAGTATAGCCGGTTTAGTTTGTGTGAACAACAATCTACATTCACACCATTCCTTTTTCTCTACAGCGCCCCCTTCTCCAGGCCATCCACCAAATTTGCAACGATTGAGCCGAGCGTCACTTTTGCTTTCATCCGCAGCGGAGTTCTTCGTTCATCTGTCGTCACCCATACTCGGATATTGCCTTGATTCATAAAGAGGCCATGAAACGGCATGACGACGAGTACACGAATGGTCTCCGCCTTTCCCCAGGCCCCCTCAATGATCTCAACCCCCTCGACACGCACCTCGACCGGTCGATTCTTCTTGTCATGATACACGTTCATCTTGAGAGAAGCGCCCGGCGTTGGTGCCAAGGCTACGCGCGTGTAGTACAAACATGAAAGAATGTCCTGCGTCCCACCTGGAATAGACAGCGACTCGGTGGTACCCCCTCTGCTAGCTGTCACCAACCCTTCTTTTTGGTGAAAGGTGTATTCAATATCTTCCTTCTTTTTCCCTTCGCGCCGACGGAACGTCATATGCTCCGGGGCAAGGGTATCAAGATCGAGTTCCGACTCCACTCGGCTATCGACCGGGAAAAACTTGGTGAGGATCGGGGTCGATTGCGCCGTACCTACCAGCTTGGCCACCTCACGATCAGCACTGCCCGGAATCGGTGCCACTTCCATCACCGCCGTCACCGCCGTCATATTGAGCCAGGACACCTTGTAGGTCAGTCGCTCACCGACCTGAAACGGGCGTTGGGCGTCAGCCCACGGTTTCGATTCGATGGGAACCGCAGACAACGGGAGAAGAACGATGCCCGTAACAATCGCAACGGACCAACGAGGCGTCCCGATGCCGCAAGAGACGGTGGATTTGGAAGAATGAGGTCCTAACACCCGAGAGCTCGTCTCGCCTCCATCAGCTCATGCTCAATCAGCGATTGAATGACACCGAGTTGTGCAGAAGAAACCGCTTCA from Nitrospira sp. harbors:
- a CDS encoding 2-C-methyl-D-erythritol 2,4-cyclodiphosphate synthase, with translation MRIGYGYDVHPLGPDRKLILGGIEIPHTKGLLGHSDSDVLVHAICDALLGAMGEGDLGRHYPSSDPKYKGISSLKLLEDVMSKLTAKGYQVGNIDTVIVAQAPRLGPHLLAMQKKIAEVAKIDPDLVNVKVKSGEGLDAVGHEEGMIAHAVCLIESI
- a CDS encoding DUF3108 domain-containing protein; protein product: MLGPHSSKSTVSCGIGTPRWSVAIVTGIVLLPLSAVPIESKPWADAQRPFQVGERLTYKVSWLNMTAVTAVMEVAPIPGSADREVAKLVGTAQSTPILTKFFPVDSRVESELDLDTLAPEHMTFRRREGKKKEDIEYTFHQKEGLVTASRGGTTESLSIPGGTQDILSCLYYTRVALAPTPGASLKMNVYHDKKNRPVEVRVEGVEIIEGAWGKAETIRVLVVMPFHGLFMNQGNIRVWVTTDERRTPLRMKAKVTLGSIVANLVDGLEKGAL
- the ispD gene encoding 2-C-methyl-D-erythritol 4-phosphate cytidylyltransferase produces the protein MSNRTVALVPAAGRGLRMGGAVPKQFLALGGEPLVVHSLRILQSSPVIDQIILAVPQADLDYCLNDLAVRFGFSKITRVVEGGKERQDSVRHALEHVPVETEIVVVHDAVRPLLTQHMVTEVVEAARRVGGAIVALPMRDTVKQVGLEHRIERTVDRRPLWLAQTPQAFRREPLLNAHRKAHAEGVHATDDAFLFEWAGYPVVVVEGSGENIKVTRPEDMVIGEAILAARSKQQIG
- a CDS encoding class I fructose-bisphosphate aldolase, which gives rise to MGDRVQEILSWYGSDNAGTRTNIARLLRSGKLAGTGRLVILPVDQGFEHGPARSFAPNAPGYNPHYHFQLAIDAGCNAYAAPLGFLEAGAGHFAGQIPLILKLNNHDVLHDEKDPLPSVTGSVKDALRLGCSAVGFTIYPGSSHCNAMYEQLRAISEEAKESGLAVVVWSYPRGSVLSKEGETAIDVVAYAAQIAAQLGAHVIKVKLPSAHLEQAAAKKVYEAEKIPIKTLAERVKHVVQSAFDGRRIVIFSGGAKSEDTNVFDEARAIRDGGGFGSIIGRNSFQRPKPEAVKFLHTIMGIYAGEIQ
- the fbp gene encoding class 1 fructose-bisphosphatase; its protein translation is MREFPLTINQFIIQSQAAYPEATGELSSLLTQIGLVGKLIAQDLRRAGLINILGTTGDTNVQGETVKKLDAIANDDFVRVFQSSGYVCALASEEMEKPVFLPGNWPHGKYMLLFDPLDGSSNTDNNMPLGAIFSVLKYDRTDRLPTEAELIRRGTEQVAAGYLLYGSSTMLVYTVGQGVYGFTLEPGIGEYLLSHERIEIPDKGKVYATNEGNFAKWSEGTKKYLDSLKVNDKATGRPYSGRYSGCLVADVHRLLLGGGIYLYPGEVDKPEGKLRLLYEANPMALIVEQAGGKASTGTSRILEVEAKALHQRVPLFIGSRHDVEQAERYIQG
- the cysE gene encoding serine O-acetyltransferase codes for the protein MLSQIKQDLQAVFDRDPAATSKLEVILTYAGFHALLAYRISHWLKGHDVPILPRVLSQLARWLTGVEIHPSAKIGTGFFIDHGMGVVIGETAEIGDYVTLFQGVTLGGTGKERGKRHPTLGNHVVVGAGAKILGGITIGDNVKIGANSVVLKNVAPNSTVIGVPGRVIKSQGERLPDATMDQVDLPDPISDRFIALEQELIELRKKVDDRNV
- a CDS encoding DegQ family serine endoprotease — its product is MKQVDVDKKPVQGIKKWMVAATLLTAGAIIGVVVASDLGWLPTGHAVPDSSSIAASPPVVRPVSTAPQPTLAGGSHTFVEIAKSVKPAVVNIYATKNGHSGGSGTTPFDDPLFRKFFGDEFFRKFDHQKERKERGLGSGVIVESNGLIITNNHVVGKADEIRVTLSDKREFKAKLIGTDPKTDVAVVKIEATGLPTVAWADSDKLEVGEFVLAVGNPFGLTQTVTLGIVSALGRAAGIAEYEDFIQTDAAINPGNSGGALVNVRGELVGINTAIFSQSGGNMGIGFAVPSNMAHSIMGQLVQTGKVVRGWLGVSIQELTPELASQFGVGDTKGVLVSDVMDDSPAKKAGFERADVILEYDGKSMDSPTHLRNAVAQTPVGKKVAIKFIRDKKTKTVDLTIVEQPKSMSQSGEDDGGESATATGVLSSLEVRELNEELANRYGLKSSERGVVIVRVKSGSTAEELGVREGDIVLEVNRQAVTSVKAFERIAEKLPNDHAVLLLLKRQGRTIYLTLRP